A stretch of the Porifericola rhodea genome encodes the following:
- a CDS encoding CBS domain-containing protein, with amino-acid sequence MNFTGQKLEKPKANGMSFPSVVKFMASDELTLSADLSIDEAINIILDNKLTGAPVLDNDRAIVGMLTEKDCLRLIVDSAYNNMPNHDRTVADYMSPVVKTVTTEHDILDVANEFLTTHFRKFPVVHNGRLVGQVSRRDILKAIRETKSTTW; translated from the coding sequence CAACGGTATGAGTTTCCCTTCCGTAGTTAAGTTTATGGCTTCTGATGAGCTTACCCTAAGCGCCGACCTTTCAATAGACGAGGCGATCAACATTATTCTGGATAATAAGCTTACCGGTGCACCGGTGCTGGATAATGATCGCGCTATTGTGGGTATGCTAACAGAAAAAGACTGCCTGAGGTTGATCGTAGACAGTGCATATAACAATATGCCTAACCATGACAGAACGGTAGCTGATTATATGTCTCCGGTAGTAAAAACTGTGACTACTGAGCATGACATATTGGATGTAGCTAACGAATTTTTGACTACACACTTCAGGAAGTTTCCGGTAGTGCACAACGGACGTTTAGTTGGACAGGTAAGTAGGAGAGATATTCTTAAAGCCATTCGCGAGACAAAAAGCACTACCTGGTAG